One region of Candidatus Poribacteria bacterium genomic DNA includes:
- a CDS encoding Nramp family divalent metal transporter → MSKIYQPLDDFKVVELPEKQLPFWKIAGPGAILVGLSIGAGESVIWPRIVAEYGGSMIWAAVLGVFLQLWINFEVGRWTIATGETVYTGYSRIWRGFAPLFILLTVVGWIAPGWARTSGLALKALVLGPGGWGSDTFWTIVTFAAVALILFGPKMIYQSVENTVEVLVAIVTIGLILVAIMVGSMDTWKELGAGLINVGYKDPGMSVKQLFIALVFAGAGGTANLFYTFYLRDKNIGMGAQLPGLQNPLRGRSEKVPATGFLFEVTEENRKRFTAWWQYVKNDQMLFFWALNTLTILLFIFGALAVLHPNGIVPESGRLIYDEANILGEIWGVAGQKIFLLVGVATLFGTQLALVDGVSRSISDIIYTNFQGAQNRDLNWWYLLIAGIWIVGGCVITFVMEQLNVSELGFLFNAAYMGGFAMAIYVPLTLYMNYRFLPDFAKPKRLSTFMMVIASCVYIGFAISSIIWEAKQLIGG, encoded by the coding sequence ATGTCCAAAATTTATCAACCGCTGGACGATTTTAAAGTCGTCGAATTACCAGAAAAACAGTTACCTTTTTGGAAAATTGCGGGTCCCGGTGCTATCTTGGTTGGTTTATCGATCGGTGCGGGTGAGAGTGTGATTTGGCCCCGCATCGTCGCGGAATATGGTGGGAGTATGATTTGGGCGGCTGTCCTCGGTGTATTCCTCCAACTCTGGATTAATTTTGAAGTAGGACGTTGGACAATCGCTACAGGTGAAACGGTATATACAGGCTACAGCCGCATCTGGCGAGGATTCGCACCGTTGTTTATTCTACTCACAGTAGTGGGTTGGATAGCACCGGGATGGGCACGAACATCAGGACTTGCTCTCAAAGCACTGGTGCTTGGACCCGGCGGTTGGGGTTCCGATACCTTTTGGACGATAGTGACATTCGCAGCGGTCGCGCTCATCCTTTTTGGACCGAAAATGATCTACCAATCCGTCGAAAACACGGTTGAGGTACTCGTCGCTATCGTTACCATTGGGTTGATTTTAGTTGCAATCATGGTCGGTTCAATGGATACGTGGAAAGAACTCGGAGCAGGGTTGATAAACGTTGGTTACAAAGACCCGGGGATGTCCGTGAAACAACTGTTTATCGCATTAGTCTTCGCGGGTGCCGGGGGGACAGCAAACCTTTTTTACACTTTCTATCTACGTGACAAAAATATCGGAATGGGGGCGCAGCTGCCAGGGTTACAGAACCCACTTCGCGGCAGGAGCGAAAAGGTACCCGCAACAGGCTTTCTCTTTGAAGTAACAGAGGAAAATCGTAAACGCTTCACCGCATGGTGGCAGTATGTGAAAAACGACCAGATGCTTTTCTTCTGGGCACTCAACACACTTACGATTCTGCTCTTTATTTTCGGCGCACTCGCGGTTTTACACCCAAACGGGATTGTCCCTGAGTCTGGTAGACTTATTTACGATGAGGCGAACATCTTAGGTGAAATCTGGGGCGTGGCGGGACAGAAAATTTTCCTGTTGGTTGGTGTAGCGACACTTTTCGGGACACAACTCGCACTTGTTGACGGCGTATCACGCTCCATTTCTGATATTATCTACACCAATTTCCAAGGGGCTCAAAACCGAGATTTGAATTGGTGGTATCTCCTCATCGCGGGTATCTGGATCGTTGGGGGCTGCGTCATAACCTTCGTGATGGAGCAGTTAAACGTCAGTGAATTAGGATTTCTCTTTAATGCAGCATACATGGGCGGTTTCGCGATGGCGATTTACGTGCCGCTTACGCTTTACATGAACTACCGCTTTCTACCTGACTTCGCAAAACCGAAACGGCTTTCTACCTTCATGATGGTAATCGCTTCATGCGTCTATATCGGATTTGCGATTTCAAGTATCATCTGGGAAGCCAAACAATTGATTGGAGGCTAA
- a CDS encoding M23 family metallopeptidase — protein sequence MNILVFTSSRGNSVRQHIISKGHILLFALTVLVLLLIGISGIGYGLFQKFHETGAEKRLQASLEENDKLMQAKLQVESELADVNEEMKDIRQMAKTIQEALGILGQGGGDSTPWESEGTENQTDAQQENAEATTDAAAHENEMLKPLTPRVLREEILPLYDYTSTHQKQIDGYPSILPVKLQQENGEKYGYWYSSPYGWRIHPLTKKREFHQGLDIKTRAGVPVIAAADGTVSKIESNGYFGKTVEITHGGDQFKTLYAHLEGYADGLKVEHEVVRGDIIGYVGNTGRSTGSHLHYGVYDAKREKWVNPINYILDQQPTFSP from the coding sequence ATGAATATCCTCGTTTTTACCTCGTCTCGTGGAAACTCAGTTCGCCAACATATAATCAGCAAAGGGCACATCTTACTTTTCGCCCTCACTGTTTTAGTTTTATTATTAATAGGGATCAGCGGGATTGGCTACGGGCTCTTCCAGAAGTTCCATGAAACTGGTGCCGAAAAAAGACTACAAGCGAGTCTGGAAGAAAATGATAAATTAATGCAGGCAAAACTTCAGGTCGAATCGGAACTCGCTGATGTTAATGAAGAGATGAAAGATATTCGCCAGATGGCAAAAACGATTCAGGAGGCTTTGGGGATTCTTGGGCAAGGCGGCGGAGACAGTACCCCTTGGGAATCCGAAGGAACTGAGAACCAAACTGATGCCCAACAGGAAAACGCCGAAGCGACTACCGATGCCGCAGCCCATGAAAACGAGATGTTAAAACCACTAACACCTCGCGTCCTGAGAGAAGAGATTCTGCCTCTCTACGACTATACCAGCACGCACCAAAAACAAATTGATGGGTATCCTTCAATTCTACCGGTGAAACTCCAACAGGAGAACGGGGAGAAATACGGTTATTGGTACTCTTCACCCTATGGATGGCGTATTCACCCGTTGACGAAGAAGCGCGAATTCCACCAAGGATTGGATATTAAAACCCGTGCTGGCGTTCCTGTTATCGCTGCCGCTGATGGAACAGTCTCAAAAATTGAAAGTAACGGTTATTTCGGAAAAACAGTTGAGATCACCCATGGAGGAGACCAGTTTAAAACATTATACGCGCATTTGGAAGGTTACGCCGATGGTCTCAAAGTCGAGCACGAAGTGGTGCGTGGCGATATTATCGGCTACGTCGGAAACACGGGACGCAGCACCGGTTCGCATCTCCACTACGGAGTTTATGACGCGAAAAGAGAGAAATGGGTGAACCCGATTAATTATATCCTCGACCAACAACCAACATTTTCACCATAA
- a CDS encoding CBS domain-containing protein has product MKENKSQVAVVSKQDGTKVELAQSNALVVYEQQEIAAEKKGFFRKPRRKSTPSHGQLVQLLLENIETFSEDEVQLFRAIFDLKTLTVQEVMIPLSEIIPLTVESPCSEISKYYRASNYCYIPVYNERVDCLLGVIDAMEILTSEHNDENLSRFVREVCYVPTLKPALALLNELRQSEIPAAIVVNEHGSCVGIVELMDILEKVIGEIAANRKRDMPRVEQLSRNEWHIDARVLISEVNTALDIQIPTDRCDTIGGFMLMLLGRLPQQGEKVEYEDLEFNMDQVLKYRISGIRVTKKVVGKTRR; this is encoded by the coding sequence ATGAAAGAAAACAAGAGCCAGGTGGCTGTTGTTAGCAAGCAGGATGGAACAAAAGTAGAACTGGCACAATCTAACGCCCTCGTTGTTTATGAGCAACAGGAAATCGCTGCTGAAAAAAAGGGGTTCTTCCGGAAACCGAGACGTAAGTCGACACCGTCTCACGGACAACTTGTGCAATTACTTCTGGAGAACATCGAGACCTTTTCCGAAGACGAGGTTCAACTGTTCCGTGCAATTTTTGATTTGAAAACATTGACGGTGCAGGAGGTGATGATTCCCTTGTCAGAGATAATTCCGCTAACAGTGGAATCGCCGTGCTCTGAAATCTCGAAATACTATCGCGCTTCCAACTACTGTTACATCCCTGTTTATAATGAGCGCGTTGACTGTTTGCTCGGAGTAATTGATGCGATGGAAATCCTCACAAGCGAGCACAATGACGAGAACTTATCACGATTTGTAAGGGAGGTTTGTTATGTACCCACACTGAAACCTGCCTTGGCTTTATTGAACGAGCTGCGGCAATCCGAAATCCCCGCTGCAATTGTGGTTAACGAGCATGGAAGTTGCGTCGGGATTGTAGAATTAATGGATATTTTGGAAAAAGTTATTGGCGAAATAGCAGCTAATCGGAAACGCGATATGCCTCGCGTTGAACAGCTCAGCAGGAACGAATGGCACATTGATGCACGCGTGTTAATTTCTGAAGTCAATACCGCGTTAGATATCCAAATTCCCACAGATCGGTGTGATACCATTGGTGGCTTTATGCTCATGTTACTCGGGCGATTGCCACAGCAAGGCGAAAAAGTTGAATATGAAGACCTTGAATTTAATATGGATCAGGTACTCAAATACCGTATTTCTGGTATCCGAGTTACGAAAAAAGTCGTAGGGAAAACTCGGCGGTGA
- a CDS encoding phytanoyl-CoA dioxygenase family protein yields the protein MDLKERKAFFEKEGYLVVENLLSAAEIETCQAEIHRLHQFAAGQESDIEKEQAETARRHVQREPFAKDETQGDRLPVLRKAENTRQYSEVFRDLAQHPKLIAVVQELIGEEDLLLFRSTLMFKPAFHGSSHGLHQDSAYWPMEPPNLVTVSIALNDATPENGCFKVIPRSHLWGMQSWGHIAREQGAELTDRKEVGDQQADVPLSAGSALFFHSLMVHGSGPNTTPNPRNTALYAYFSPKVRYVPRDGKPGEKTFPVVAGLGGKTELTLVAQT from the coding sequence ATGGATTTGAAGGAGCGAAAAGCATTTTTTGAAAAGGAAGGCTACCTCGTTGTTGAGAACCTGTTATCGGCAGCAGAGATTGAAACGTGCCAAGCAGAGATCCATCGTTTGCACCAATTCGCTGCAGGACAGGAGTCCGATATAGAAAAAGAGCAAGCAGAAACCGCACGTCGGCACGTGCAACGCGAACCCTTTGCCAAAGACGAAACACAAGGAGATCGGTTGCCGGTGCTACGGAAAGCAGAAAATACGCGTCAGTACTCCGAAGTCTTTCGGGACCTCGCACAGCATCCGAAACTAATTGCTGTCGTTCAAGAGCTCATTGGTGAAGAAGACCTGCTACTCTTTAGAAGCACACTGATGTTCAAACCAGCATTCCACGGGTCTTCGCATGGACTGCATCAAGACTCAGCATATTGGCCCATGGAACCGCCCAACCTCGTTACCGTCAGCATTGCGCTCAACGATGCGACACCAGAAAATGGCTGTTTCAAGGTAATCCCGAGAAGTCACTTGTGGGGAATGCAGTCTTGGGGACACATTGCGCGGGAGCAGGGTGCAGAACTCACCGATCGGAAAGAGGTCGGGGACCAACAGGCGGATGTTCCGCTTTCGGCAGGAAGTGCTCTATTCTTCCATAGTTTGATGGTACACGGTTCCGGTCCGAATACGACACCTAACCCTCGGAATACGGCGTTGTATGCCTACTTCTCGCCGAAGGTTCGATATGTACCGAGAGACGGAAAGCCGGGCGAGAAAACATTTCCGGTTGTTGCTGGACTTGGTGGTAAAACGGAACTGACGCTTGTTGCTCAAACATAG
- a CDS encoding extracellular solute-binding protein, with product MSYLKKSLRRCSVHIVTWGIVLCLLALPAVLFAQDELIIISPHPEGIEAEFGKNFEQWYEVQTGRTVKTDWRDVGGTSSNYRFIESEFKRVPEGINIDIFFGGGTDNYLRLSNNGWLHAYKLPEAQLEQMTQSFQGIPLYDAEHQWYGAALSSFGIMYNEQLREMLQLPKASGWQDLGDSALLGRIGAADPRESGSAHMVYEIILQTLGWEEGFSLLTKIGANVRGFSAGANAIPTDVVAGQAIYGLAIDFYAYGQIAIVGSDKIKYVVPADGTVITADPIAILKGAPNLPVAQKFLEFVLSEDAQKLWMLRDTDPEGPEWKGGLNRASVLPALYDELGERCIVPNPFSTAGNLFLYNSDKGSTRWDIVNGLFGVLIIDSHKDLVNAWKAIRKCKDPAKRDAAIAALTKMPITEEEAMEMAVSAWKDPTVRNEKRKEWGQFAKDKFKEARDLAR from the coding sequence ATGTCCTATTTAAAAAAATCCCTAAGACGTTGCAGCGTGCATATTGTAACATGGGGAATTGTGCTATGTCTTCTGGCACTGCCCGCTGTCTTGTTTGCCCAAGATGAACTCATCATTATCTCCCCGCATCCAGAGGGCATTGAGGCAGAATTTGGCAAAAATTTCGAGCAATGGTATGAGGTACAGACCGGCAGAACCGTCAAAACCGATTGGCGAGATGTTGGAGGAACCTCTTCTAACTACCGATTCATCGAATCGGAATTTAAACGGGTGCCCGAAGGTATCAATATTGACATTTTCTTCGGTGGCGGTACGGACAACTACCTCCGCCTGTCAAATAATGGATGGTTACACGCCTACAAACTACCCGAAGCGCAACTTGAGCAGATGACCCAATCGTTTCAAGGGATTCCGCTCTATGATGCCGAACATCAGTGGTATGGCGCAGCGTTATCCAGTTTCGGTATCATGTACAATGAGCAGCTGCGTGAAATGCTACAACTCCCGAAAGCCTCGGGATGGCAGGATTTGGGAGACTCGGCGTTGCTCGGTAGAATTGGCGCAGCGGATCCGAGAGAAAGCGGTTCCGCACACATGGTCTATGAAATTATACTTCAAACCCTTGGATGGGAAGAAGGTTTCTCACTCCTGACGAAAATCGGCGCGAATGTCCGCGGCTTCTCCGCTGGTGCTAACGCCATCCCGACAGATGTTGTCGCTGGACAAGCTATTTACGGGCTTGCAATCGATTTTTACGCCTACGGTCAAATTGCTATCGTCGGGTCAGACAAGATCAAATATGTTGTTCCAGCCGATGGCACGGTTATCACTGCCGATCCAATTGCAATTCTCAAAGGCGCGCCGAACTTACCCGTCGCGCAAAAGTTTCTTGAATTCGTTTTATCGGAAGATGCTCAGAAACTCTGGATGCTCCGCGACACCGATCCAGAGGGCCCCGAATGGAAGGGTGGCTTAAACCGAGCGAGTGTGTTGCCAGCACTCTACGATGAATTGGGAGAAAGATGCATCGTCCCAAACCCATTCAGTACAGCAGGGAATCTGTTTCTATACAACTCCGATAAAGGCAGCACCCGATGGGATATTGTCAATGGCCTCTTCGGCGTTTTGATTATCGATTCTCATAAGGATCTCGTCAACGCGTGGAAAGCAATCCGAAAGTGTAAAGACCCAGCAAAGCGCGATGCTGCGATTGCAGCTTTAACGAAGATGCCGATAACTGAAGAAGAGGCGATGGAGATGGCAGTTAGTGCTTGGAAAGACCCAACAGTCCGCAACGAGAAAAGAAAGGAGTGGGGACAGTTCGCTAAGGACAAGTTCAAAGAGGCGCGGGATCTGGCAAGATAA